The Lactuca sativa cultivar Salinas chromosome 2, Lsat_Salinas_v11, whole genome shotgun sequence genome includes the window aacttgatatctttgggcaatgttgtagtaattgaaacgaggttttcgaatatatatagagCGCCcatatctgacttcgtatgaggaagttataatttattgaagtttcgacttagcggtatgcagcctgaaatactcgatttgagatcgagcggtttttagccgaaacaatctaaacgagaatcgaagacctCGTTGTTGGTATGGAAGCGATGacaagttaggcgagaacggacgtcaaacgcagaagttatgaatttataacgaagtttttctgtcccggcctattaaaaataaattcaaaagtagctgacagagtctaaatgaaagttgtagagcgtagtctcaccttcgcgtggatataaagaacgtcgaaaacggagttcgtatgaagaagatatgaatttccgaagtttatttaataatttgtatttaaatttaataataaaagtcggcattatccgaagaggagtcaccgatctgatccgaggtacgcccgcGTACtcgcgtatgcccagcgtaccccgatgcatgcaccgcctcTCACTCAAGTGACTTCGGATACGTAACCATGACGATCGaggcagtacgccccacgtagctgagtacgcctcgcgtactccgaggctccagcctcctataaataggatgcgagggtagccgactcattttctctttttctctcttctctctctctcccgttttgcatcgttttgcatgccagaagtaccccgaatccccggtagtattcccgagtcctgaagcaagtcccgaggtcccgaagatcccgagaagtgcgattcccgagccgaagctctgcccgcgagaagttcgatttttgtgaagatcttccagatctgctgaagaatactacttctgcaagtcgtagtgatgtccgatcatcgtctgatcaagtgagtgtgtagttactttcttctaacgcataattatgatgtattttatacgaaatacgtgttatgtgtataattttgtggttatgtgtgtgaatatgtattcactttcttctatctcatagatatgatttattctctatgaaatacgtgttatgtgtgtgtgcctcatctgttatgtggaatatgtattgattaaagcatgctataccagtttttaaactatgtataaaaatgtatatttttatctactaatatgttgggtagaacatgggtagatagttggtgtgtaataagcagatgagaggcctcgttgttgtttgatttagtcatctagcggagtttagatgacgaccactgacttttctagatagtcttgtggaacactagcaggctcgccacctgtaggtgttaatgaactcaggtgttcattcgttgtactccatccccctcatggttgccttatttgacttaaattgctgaggaacccccgaagcatgtgttgtcgccccgatgaaatattcttagactaggttccttgtgttagttattttagggacataaagtgagaataacatgaatgggtaattgggttattcttggttggtggaaattaaatataattacttattgtgggttgaaaatcctatatgctcaccaggctcccaagcctgacccactcagttttatttgtattacaggaagtggcgcaagggcataagatggatgaaccatcaacttgttttgtttacaagtttgtatgtgtatatattttttgaatgacttgtaatgttatcgtttatgctttatggtctgtatcggaacatgacatcccgatttttgattatataatgaaactacatttcttttataaaatgctttggtaaacgttgttttatcacgttttgttttgggTAACAAATTCCGCagctctttcaaatcaaaaggatttactctgaaattattttaaaagcataaatgaaaatcggtcttttctggccgagattttggggatgtcacacacacacacacacacacacacacacatatatatatatatatatatatatatatatatatatatatatatatatgttgtgtgcgatatagttctatatgttaagttataaagtatgttgctattaatagttttatctcaagataaaactggatatgttatatattgttattgttagttttatgtcaagataaaactcgatattgttattgatagttttatgtcaagataaaaatagaaacattatatgttgctatgattggttttaggtcaagataaaacctggcttttacttcaagatatagttattatactgcctaaatattatgaagttaggagtaatgtttaaaagcatagtctagtaacttaaggttttagacatgaaaatgcttttgttgttagagctataggaagccgtcaaagtctacatgagtaattgtattcatcaactaagattggggatcttagcggaaatcctctgaactgtaaccgttaatcccgtgtgagcgaggaagtcgtgtataattagtatacgggctgaccaccccacttgtgactgttagctacaatcaaccaaaaacaagtgatgaactatccttttatttcatattattccggcgtcgatgaagcgtacggtgtcgtttctcatgttaaatcatgagtgtatttgtTCTCATGGTAAttcatgagtgtattgttctatcagaggtattatgtcatagcagcggttataggatcatggtagcaaattgtagaaacattataccttgtcgtatacaagtattaatatttagtataagttttcccctacttataccttaagattatgaaatgtttaggtataacacttaaatgataagtatactattatacctaatgttggagagtcaaaatgatactttcaaaactatacttttgaatgtgtaaaaatgtattattttatggagtcaaaacctatggactcaccaactttatgttgatgtattttaaaatgcatgtgttttcaggaacttgaaaagctAGTATGTATTCGAACATGAGAAGTTTTACTAGTATCTTTCTGTTCATTAAGAAGTATgtcatagtcggatattatgtaataaatactaggaaaacaataatgtaactttcaatcatcaataaaggtatgtattttctttaagtattgttcaatgtatgttatgtaactgtgatacgaaaaatgacgttacactacccggtgtttccgccgacggccggggtgtgacagattgtttccgccgacggtcgggttctttatcgagctctgctgaggattgattcaattgaatcattcgacatattttgattcattcttgtgttttttatattgttgttttcgcttttgtgattaacctgttaaaagatctaaacgatcaaagagtttcttaactcttcaAAAAAGATTAAGAAGAATCAGAAGGCGACGTCTTCAAAAAGTCATAGAGTTCAAGATGAACCTGCACGGATCACAGAGACAGTTGATAGATGGGTGGCAGAAGAAAAAGCTGTCAAGATGTATGAGACTGGTCAGTCATCTCGACCACATCTCCCACATTCTTCTGAAGATAACACTTTATCTCAATTGTTTGAGAAAAGTGTGAAAATTGAAGATAAGATGGAAATTGTCGAAGGAAGGGCTACTCATCTCTCTGAAAGAGTGAGAAGGCTAGAAGGACAAAGGAAACGAGATCAGGAATCGGTGATGGATGTCCATCATCGTATAAATTTTGCTTATAATGACATGATTACTCACGATGCCAGGATTGCAGAGTTAGAGCTCTACAATAAAACCTCAAGAAATGAAGAACGCACGGGAAGTCTTGAGCAGAGAACTCAAGCACTTGAAGAGCAAGTGGTTAAGGTTACTGACGTGCTGGGTCATCACTTAGGTTTTTAGTAGATAAGCTACAACTAGTGGTTGTGTAAATATAGAAAATCAGACTAGTTAAGGCAAGAAGAGTAAAAGTTTATAGCAAGGATGTAGAAAACCTTGCAAATTTTATAATGTTTATAGAAACTTTTCTCTTATAAACCAAAATAAACTGATGTAACCACTGGTAATAATATGAAGCAAACGTTATAGTAATCATTATGTTGTCTATTATGTTTTACGCTGTGAATAATAACTAGAGTATTTAGTAATCATATATTAAATGAtcaataaaactcataaaaattcttattatttataataggaaCTAAAACAAAATGCCTAGAAGGAGTAATCGGCTAAACCCTAACCGACCATCAGCacgacaacaacaaccaccgccaGAAATAAACCCCTCAATGAGTACAGTGCAACTGGAAGAAATCATAGCTCAAAGAATTGTTGTGGCTCTATCTAATGTCACAAGAGATGGAGTTAGAAATGAAGGCCATGTAGGGACCGCTAGAACATGTACCTACAAAGATTTTATGAATTGTAAGCCAAAAATATTTCATGGAAATGAAGGGGTAGTTAATTTGACGAGGTGGATAGAAAAGACAGAGTCCGTCTTTCAAATAAGCTTTTGTCCAGGCAATTGTAAAGTACAATTTGCAGCATGTACTTTCGCTGATGCAGCacttacatggtggaatagccatgtgaaTACAATGGGGATTGATACTGCAAATTCCATGAAATGGGAAGAGCTAAAAATAATGctagtagaggagtattgtcctaGGGAGGAAATACATAAGCTGGAACAAGAATTGTggaccctaaccatgaagggttcaGAGATAAAAGCTTATACTGCTAGGTTCAATGACCTTGCAGTAAAGTGTCCAACACTTGTAACTCCTGAATATAAGAAGAAAGTGTTATGAGTGTTATGAGTGTGGAGAAAGAAAGTGTTATGAGTGTGGAGAAGTTGGACATATCAAGAACGAATGTGCAAAGTTAAGGAGTCAAGGAGGCATAGGACGTGGTAGGGCGTTTGTGATCGGAAGCAAAGAGGCTATCCAGGACCCTTCGGCCGTATCTGGTACGTTTCTCATAGATAATTTATATGCTAGCATACTCTTCGACTCTAGAGCAGATCGAAGTTTTATAACTccgacatttagaaaattgttaagTCATAAGTCTAGCAAATTAAAAGAAATCTACGAAGTATAAATCGCTTACGGACAATTTGAGAAAACATATGAAATCCTAGAAAATTGTTTGTTAACTCTTAATAACTACCTTTGTCACGTCAACCTCATGCCAATGCCTATCGgtagttttgatgtcataattggcATGGATTAGTTATCTTCACACCGCGCCGAAATTTTATGTCATGAGAAAGCCATACGACTACCCTTACCAAACGGTGAAGCCCTGATTATCTATGTTGATAAGTCTGGGAAAAACCTCAAAGTCATTTCAAAGTCATTTCTTGTACCAAGACACATAAATATCTACATAAGAAATGTAGTGCATTCTTAGCCCACATTGTAGATaagagaagaaagataaaagaaatcaaggacatacctcaagtatgtgatttccctgacgtatttcccgaagatctacCTGGAATACCTCTCGTCCGACAAGTCAAGTTtcaaatcgacttaattccaggagcagaACCAGTAGCGAAATCTCCTTATCGGTTGGCTCCATCTGAAATGCAAGAATTTTCTAGCcaactacaagaacttcttgacaaaggctttatccgaccaagtttttcaccttggggagcaccaatcttgtttgtcaagaagaaggacggatccttttgaatgtgtattgattttcgggagctgaacaagctaacgatcaagaaccgttattcgcttccaagaattgatgatctattcgatcaactgcaaggatctagctactactcaaagatagatcttagatcaggataccatcaactcaaagtacaagaagacgacattccaaaaacagcatttagaactcgttatggtcattatgagttcttagttaCGTCTTTTGGATTGACGAACGCCCCAGtagtgtttatggatctcatgaatcgtgtttgcaaaccatacttggataaattcatgattgtatttatcgatgatatattgatatattcatgaaccaaggaagaacatgtTCAACACCTGTAAATAATCCTAgaactactaagaaaagaaaagttgtacgctaaattctccaaatgtgagttttggattagagaagtacaatttttaggtcatgtagttagcaacAAAGGAATTCATGTTGACCCATCCAAAGTTGAAGCAATCAGGAATTGGGAAGCACTAAAGACGCCAACAGAGGTGCGTCAATTCCTAggacttgctggctattaccacagattcatagagaatttctccaaaatagccaagccgcTTACAACACTAACCTAGAAGGATACGAAGTTCAATTGGGAAGAAAAACATTAAGATGCATTTCAGAATAtaaagcaaatgttgtgtagtgcaccaatcctatcccttccagaggggacagaagatttcgttgtatactgtgatgcatcaaatcaagattgggatgtgtgttgatgcaaagaggaaaagttatcgcctatgcatcacgacaacttaaggtgcatgagaataattacactacccatgatcttgaattgggagctgtagtttttgcactaaaaatctggagacattacctatacggtactaagtgtactatttttaccgaccacaagagtctccagcacatcttcgaccaaaaagatcttaatatgagacaacgaagatgggtcgaattgttgaatgattacgaatgtgagattcgttatcatcccggaaaggcaaACGTGGGAGCAGGTGCCTTGATCCGGAAAGAATATATTAAACCCTGATGGGTACGAGCATtaactctaactatccattctaactttaccgcacaaattagagaagctcaacttgaggctctaaaagaagaaaacatcaagaacgaagctttgcgaggaatggaaaagaaacttatACAAAAAGATGACGGAATGCGACACTTTATGAACCGAATTTCGACGCTTAAGTTCGGTGGAATCAGGGACTTGGTCTTAGAAGAATCCCACAAGTCCAGATATTCTATGCATCCAAGTTCTGACAAAATGTACTTAgatttaaaagtacattattggtggccaagcacgaaggcagaaattgctacttatgtgagcagATATTTGACTTGTTCTTGAGTGAAGGCAGAACATCAAAAGccttcaggtttacttcaacaatcggaaatacctgaatggaaatgggagcagatttcaatggacttcatcactaagttacccAAAATTTGACACTATTTGGCTAATAGTCGATAGATTGACTAAGTCTGCTCATTTCTTACCAATTAAGGagaacgacaagatggagaaactgactAGAGTTTATCTTAAGGAAATTGTTAGATTGCATAGAGTTCGAAGTTCTGTTAATTCTGaccaagatagtagattcacttcacgatttttgcaatctctacaaaaatccttaggaacacgtCTAGACATGAGTGCAgtttaccatccacagactgatggtcagagtgagagaaccattcagactttagaagatatgctccaagcctgtgtaatagactttggaaatgcgtgggatactcatttaccgttAATTgacttttcctacaacaatagtcattacaccagcatcaaggctgcaccGTTTGAGGCTCTTTATGGATGAAAATATCGTTCCCCAGTATGTTGGGCAGAAGTTGGAGATACGCAGATGGCCAAAGAACGTACAGGGGATACCTTACGTACTGGACCAGAAATAATCCACAAGACAActaaaaagatcgtgcaaattaaggatcgattaaaggctacacgtgatcgtcaaaagagctatgctgacgtaagacgtacgcctttagaattccaagttggagataaagtaatgttgaaggtctctccttcGAAAGGTGTAATTCGATTCGGTAAGCGAGGCAAACGAAACCCACGGTATATAGGACCTTTTGAAATTCTAGCTAGAATTGGTTCTGTCGCATACCAACTCAAGTCGCCTCAAGAGCTAAGTAATGTACACGATGTTTTTCACGTATCAAATCTCAAAATATGTCTATCCGATGACACTCTTGTGGTACCTCTCGACGAGATACAAGTCAATACCAAACTCAACTTTTTAGAAG containing:
- the LOC128132410 gene encoding uncharacterized protein LOC128132410 is translated as MLMLEEYCPRDEVEKLEHELWTLIMNGSNLAAYTTKLCDLSVLCPGMITLETKKRKDTYGDCQPKFKEFLNSSKKIKKNQKATSSKSHRVQDEPARITETVDRWVAEEKAVKMYETGQSSRPHLPHSSEDNTLSQLFEKSVKIEDKMEIVEGRATHLSERVRRLEGQRKRDQESVMDVHHRINFAYNDMITHDARIAELELYNKTSRNEERTGSLEQRTQALEEQVVKVTDVLGHHLGF